In Citrus sinensis cultivar Valencia sweet orange chromosome 2, DVS_A1.0, whole genome shotgun sequence, a single genomic region encodes these proteins:
- the LOC107175551 gene encoding metalloendoproteinase 3-MMP-like, whose amino-acid sequence MHALASDASNNKRKPSALEFFEQFRGSQKGDKVKGIHQLRKYLQSLGYVNQNNIRPSISLDNSDNESHIEDDYFGEDLESAIKTYQINFNLNATGTLDLQTISTMAQPRCGLPDIINGTTRMQRGSADKKYDIHYAFFEGPRWPLTKKTVTYAFQPGTRDDIHEPVRVALLLWSNWAPFTFEGSNDYENADIKISFQRGDHGDGTPFDGPWHTLGHAFSDPYAVVHFNGDVNWVMGTVKGGFDMQTVALHELGHVLGLSHSSVKAASMWPSTRAGTTKGLNDDDIRRMKMLYGRQ is encoded by the coding sequence ATGCATGCTCTTGCTTCAGACGCCtcaaacaacaaaagaaaaccaTCGGCATTAGAGTTCTTTGAGCAATTTCGGGGATCTCAAAAGGGTGACAAAGTGAAAGGAATCCATCAACTCAGAAAATATCTCCAATCACTTGGCTACGtaaatcaaaacaatattaGGCCTTCAATTTCCCTTGATAATTCAGACAACGAATCCCATATTGAGGATGACTATTTTGGTGAAGATTTAGAATCAGCCATCAAAACTTACCAAATAAACTTCAACCTGAACGCCACAGGAACCCTAGATCTTCAAACAATCTCAACAATGGCGCAGCCGCGTTGCGGGTTACCTGATATCATAAATGGAACAACAAGAATGCAGAGAGGCTCTGCCgataaaaaatatgacatTCATTACGCTTTCTTTGAAGGCCCGAGATGGCCGTTAACAAAAAAAACCGTAACGTATGCATTTCAGCCAGGAACTCGAGATGACATTCATGAACCAGTTCGGGTAGCTCTTCTATTGTGGAGCAATTGGGCACCATTCACATTCGAAGGGTCAAATGACTACGAAAATGCTGATATAAAGATCAGTTTTCAGCGGGGTGATCATGGGGACGGCACTCCTTTCGACGGACCGTGGCATACGTTGGGTCATGCATTTTCTGATCCATATGCGGTGGTACATTTCAATGGCGATGTGAATTGGGTTATGGGTACAGTAAAAGGGGGTTTTGACATGCAAACTGTGGCTTTGCATGAGCTTGGACATGTGTTGGGGCTTTCTCATAGCTCTGTTAAAGCAGCAAGTATGTGGCCGTCAACGCGAGCAGGAACCACCAAGGGTttgaatgatgatgatattcGACGAATGAAGATGTTATATGGTAGGCAGTAG
- the LOC107175550 gene encoding glucan endo-1,3-beta-glucosidase 13, with amino-acid sequence MVKETWILQFILILLVQYCYLASTMEEKAETAVPVSFLSPPEGNTTFLDGTTWCVALAGASQIDLQNALDWACGLGKADCKAIQDGGLCYEPDTLVSHASYAFNNYYQQNGNSDIACNFGGTAAVTKHNPSYNKCVYAAPGSVSSSAPTFFKRTTSLIWWKVAAILLLLYLRS; translated from the exons ATGGTAAAAGAGACTTGGATTTTGCAGTTCATTTTAATACTATTGGTGCAATATTGCTATCTGG CTTCAACAATGGAGGAGAAGGCAGAAACAGCAGTTCCAGTTTCGTTTCTGTCTCCACCGGAAGGCAACACAACTTTCCTTGATGGAACAACATGGTGTGTGGCTCTTGCTGGGGCCTCTCAGATTGACTTACAAAACGCATTAGACTGGGCCTGTGGTTTGGGAAAGGCCGACTGCAAAGCCATCCAAGACGGCGGTCTCTGTTATGAACCCGACACACTCGTGTCTCACGCCTCCTATGCATTCAACAACTACTATCAACAGAACGGTAACTCGGACATCGCTTGTAATTTTGGAGGAACTGCTGCTGTAACAAAACACAACCCGA GTTACAACAAATGTGTCTATGCAGCCCCTGG ATCAGTAAGCTCTTCAGCACCTACATTCTTCAAGCGAACAACAAGCTTAATCTGGTGGAAAGTTGCCGCAATCTTACTACTTTTGTACTTGAGAAGCTGA
- the LOC102623015 gene encoding protein kinase PINOID: protein MLIDSDFEPPSDATTRTTSTANSSSMSSESCSSFSRLSFELPTSKSSPENLSLKPHRSSDFAYSAIRSATFGRKTGLTFRDFDLHRRIGAGDIGTVYLCSLNNKYRQDRGHEPCCLYAMKVVNKEVLEKKKKVNRAEMEKKILKMLDHPFLPTLYAEFEASNFSCIVMEFCSGGDLHSLRHKQPHKRFSLTSARFYAAEVLVALEYLHMLGIIYRDLKPENVLVRSDGHIMLSDFDLSLCSNAIPAVESPASSPEAASPRSQTYTRQYSTRLSRFLNRFFGSKKIQTLTPNRLFVAEPVAARSCSFVGTHEYVSPEVASGGSHGNAVDWWAFGIFIYEMIYGRTPFAAPSNETTLRNIVKKPLTFPTQSPSSMSEYHARDLISGLLNKDPCNRLGSKRGAADVKTHPFFKGLNFALIRSLTPPEIPGMRRQKTMPFPDQKIKSQSTAFDYF, encoded by the exons ATGTTAATAGACTCGGATTTTGAGCCACCCAGCGACGCGACAACTAGAACAACGTCAACAGCAAATTCAAGCTCAATGAGCAGTGAAAGCTGTAGCAGTTTCAGTCGTCTTTCTTTTGAACTCCCCACTTCTAAATCTTCTCCGGAAAACCTCTCCCTGAAGCCTCACCGCTCCTCCGACTTCGCTTACTCCGCAATCCGCTCTGCTACTTTCGGCCGAAAAACCGGCCTCACCTTCCGAGACTTTGACCTCCACCGCCGTATCGGTGCTGGGGACATCGGGACCGTTTACCTCTGCAGTCTCAACAACAAGTACCGTCAAGACCGTGGCCATGAGCCGTGTTGTTTGTATGCCATGAAAGTTGTGAACAAAGAGGTgttggagaagaagaagaaggtgaATAGAGCTGAAATGGAGAAGAAGATCTTGAAGATGTTGGATCACCCTTTTTTGCCCACTTTGTATGCTGAATTTGAAGCCTCCAATTTCTCTTGTATCGTTATGGAGTTTTGTTCCGGTGGCGACTTGCATTCTTTGAGACATAAACAGCCTCATAAGCGCTTCTCTTTGACTTCTGCTAG GTTTTATGCCGCTGAGGTTTTGGTTGCTCTAGAGTACCTACACATGCTGGGAATAATCTACAGGGACTTGAAACCCGAGAACGTTTTGGTGAGATCGGACGGTCACATCATGCTCTCAGATTTTGACCTCTCTTTATGCTCAAATGCGATCCCTGCCGTTGAATCTCCAGCTTCCTCTCCAGAAGCCGCATCCCCACGCTCCCAAACATATACTCGCCAATACTCTACACGCTTGTCTCGCTTTCTGAACCGGTTTTTCGGGTctaaaaaaatccaaacttTGACTCCCAATCGGCTCTTCGTTGCCGAGCCGGTCGCTGCCCGGTCCTGCTCTTTTGTTGGCACCCATGAATATGTTTCCCCTGAGGTTGCTTCGGGTGGGTCCCACGGTAATGCCGTTGATTGGTGGGCTTTTGGAATTTTTATCTACGAGATGATCTACGGCCGTACGCCTTTCGCCGCTCCATCAAATGAAACCACACTGCGTAACATAGTGAAGAAGCCCTTAACATTTCCTACTCAGTCGCCCTCTTCGATGTCTGAGTACCACGCGCGGGACTTGATTTCCGGTTTGTTGAACAAGGATCCGTGCAATAGACTCGGGTCGAAGCGCGGCGCTGCCGATGTCAAAACGCACCCGTTTTTCAAAGGTCTTAATTTCGCTCTTATAAGATCGCTGACGCCTCCCGAGATTCCGGGCATGAGAAGGCAAAAAACGATGCCGTTTCCAGACCAAAAGATTAAATCGCAGTCAACGGCATTTGATTACTTTTGA